CGGCGTATTTACGAAGATAATTGAGAAGAACAGCGCAATACCTGTCTCAAAGAGCCAGGTGTTCACGACTGCCGCAGATAATCAGCCGCAGGTTGAGATACATGTCCTCCAGGGCGAGCGTGCAATGGCCAGCGATAACATCTCACTCGGAAGGTTTTTCCTTGATGGGATCGCTCCTGCACCCAGAGGCATACCCCAGATAGAGGTCACTTTTGACATCGACGCGAACGGCATAGTCAACGTCACAGCCAAGGACAAGGCCACAGGCAAGGCGCAGAACATCACGATCCAGTCGTCAAGGCTTTCAGACAAGGAGATCGAGAAGATGCGCCATGATGCGGAGATGAACGAGGAAGAGGACAAAAAGAAAAGGATACTCATTGAAGCCCGCAACGAAGGAGACAGCGCTGCATACAACGCGGAAAAAGCGCTGAAGGACCTTGGGCAGGAGGCAACTCCTGAGGAAAAGGCGGCAGTCGAAGAAAAAATCAAGGCGCTGCGCGACCTCCTTACAGGTGAAGACTCAGAGGCGATAAAAGCGGCAGTGGATGCGCTTATGACGGCTATGCACCCGATCACACAGAAGGCCTATGCGAAATCGACAGCGCAGGGGGGGACCCAGGAGGGCAATGCCGCACCTCAGGATGCCCCTGACGAGACAACTGTGGATGCAGAGTTCCGCGAAGAAGACAATAAATAGTGTGAGGTGAGGCGCTGATGGCTGCTCCCGGCAAGAAAGACTATTATGAAATATTGGGTGTTGGACGGGGAGCCTCGGCCGACGAAATAAAAAAAGCCTACCGCAAGCTGACAAGGAAGTATCACCCGGATGCTAATCAGGGCAACGCGGAGGCAGAGAAAAAATACAAAGAGATCAACGAGGCCAATGAGATCCTGAGCGACCCCAAGAAGCGTGCGCAGTACGACCAGTTTGGCTACGTCGGGGATATGCCTCCCGGCGGAGGTTTTGAAGGTTTCGGAGGCGCGGGTTTCGGAGGTTTTGAAGGTTTCGGAGGCGGCGATTTCGGCGACCTGTTCGGGGATCTCTTCGGAGGCGCCGGCAGGCGTTCGGTGAATCCGAACGCCCCGCGCCGGGGCAATGACCTTGAATACACTATGCAGATATCTCTCGAAGACGCTTATCGGGGTGTCAGCCGCAAGATAGAGATTCCAAAGTTGGTTACCTGTCCGCACTGCGGCGGAGGAGGAGCGGAGCCCGGCACAAAAGTCGATACCTGCCAGACCTGCGGCGGTCGGGGACAGGTACAGCAGACCGTCAATACTCCGTTTGGACAGATGGCGCAGGTAAGGACCTGTCCCGCGTGCAATGGCAAGGGCAAGACAATAAAGACTCCTTGCCGTGAATGTCATGGACAGGGTCGTGTACGCAAGCAGCATTCTGTTGAGGTCAAGATACCCGCCGGTGTCGATACCGGAAACAGGCTCAGGGTTTCAGGTCAGGGCGAGGCAGGAGTAAACGGCGGGCCGTCGGGTGACCTGTTCCTGCTCATCGAGGTGAAACCCGACATACGCTTCCAGCGAAAAGGAGACGACCTTAACACGGCTGTCGACATAGCTTATCCTCAGGCGGCTCTTGGCTGTGAGGTCAAGATTGAGACGTTTGACGGTTTTGAGATGCTGGATATTCCGGCAGGGACACAGCCTGGTTCAAAACTGCGTATAAAGGGCCGCGGCATGCCTCGGCTGCGCGGGAACGGCAACGGGGATATGAATATCCTGGTTCGTGTAAAAGTTACAAAGGACCCGTCTGCGAAGGAACGCGAACTCCTTGAGCAGCTTGCAAAAGAGATGAAAGTGCCTGTTAAGACAAAAGAAGGTATCTTTGACAAGTTTAGAAAATAGCGCCGCAGCTAAGTGGCAATAGTCTCGGCAAATACAGTTTTAACGCATTTGCAGCATGGATAAGGAAGGCCGATGGCAGGATCTTGCTTTTCTCTGATGATGTCGGGTAATTTGATACCGACAGGCATGAGAGCGCAGGATCGTTGCCATTGGCTTTTTTTGCAGTTTTCGCGATATTTTGTGCTGACGGGACAATATTATGAAAATCATCAGAGATGGTTTGGTATAGCCGGCTCATACCGGCATTCATCTTCCCACGCCTGAAAATGAACTCTTCGCACACATTGATTCAAAATTTTGGCTATTATGCCTGACAAAATGATTTTTTTCTTTACATATCACACTCTGGATTATAGAATAGCCAAAGCGGAGGGATCTTATCCAAAATCTATTTGTCCATATTTTTAATTACCGATTTTCTATTTTTGTGAGGAGGTGAGGCACTGGCGGTAAGTTCTGGAATCACTGGGAACAAAACAGAAGTCCCTGAAGTTTTTCCACAACATTATTGGAGGTGTAGTATATTGAAGAAGATCCTTGCAGTACTGGCAGTCATTATGATTCTTTGTGCGGCGGGTGCGGCATTTGCAGCCGAGCCGATCAAGGTTGGTTATCTTGCGGCTCTCACCGGTGACTTTGCAGCTTATGGAACGACAGAAGTAAACATGGCGAAGATGGTAGTCGGAGACGTCAATGCAAAGGGCGGAGTCCTTGGCCGTCCAATCGAACTCGTAGTCTACGATACAAAAACACGCAACGAAGACGCTGTCAATGCAGTCCGCCGTATGATCGAGAGTGACAAGGTCGTAGCAATCATTGGAGCAAACTCAAGCGGGATCAACATCGCGACAGCACCCATCGTTGACAGGGGCAAGGTACCCCAGATATCGACGGTAGGGACCAACCCGCTCGTTACGGTTGACAGTAAGGGTAATGTACGCCCCTACTCATTCCGTATCTGCTTCACAGACCCATATCAGGGCGAACTTGCCGCAGAGCTTGCAATGACCGATCTTAAGAAGGACAAAGCCGCGATTCTCTATAACGTTGGCTCAGACTATGCTCAGGGACTCAGAGAGTTCTTTACTAAGAGCTATAAGGCCCTTAACGGCAAGATCGTAGCTGACGAAGGTTACCGCGACACAGACGTCGACTTCCGCGCGCAGCTTACGAAGGTCAAGAGTTCAGGTGCAAATGTCCTGTTTCTGCCGGGTATGGGCAAGGACATGGCGCTCATCATCAAGCAGGCTAAGGAGCTTGGCCTGAACGTCACAATAATCGGCGGCGACGGCTACGGCGAGTTTATGAACGAGATAGCAGGCGACTCTATGAAGGGCACATACTGGGTCAACCACACATATCTTGAAGACCCCGTCATGGCCCCGATCTTTGCGCGCTACAAGAAGGTCTACAAGGATGACTGCAAAGAATTCGTAAACGGTACAATGGCTTACGACGCAACCTACTGGCTCATCGACGCCATCAAACGCGCCGGCAAGGCAGAAGGACCCGCAATCGCGAAGGCGCTTGAATCAACGAAGAACCTTAAGCTGAACCACGCGACCCTTACGATCGACCCAAAAACTCACAACCCGCTTAAGAAGGCAGGAGTCATTCTCAGGGTCGGAGATGACCTCAAGGCGAAGTTCTACAAGAAGGTCCAACCGAAATAAAATAGTTTCTGTGCGGTATACGGGCTTGGGGATCGATCCCAAGCCCGCTCCGGCCTCTTGTTCAGGTCGATAAAAACCGGTCAGGCACCGGGAAGGCTGAGGTGTTTTAATTGGATATGATTATCCAGCAGATCATTAACGGACTTTCACTCGGGTCTGTTTATGCTCTTATAGCAGTAGGCTATTCGCTAGTATATTCAATACTGCTTTGTTCGAACTTTGCACATGGCGGGTTTCTCGTGATAGGCGGCTACATATGCTATTTTGCGCTTCGCACTGGCGGCATGAACATCTGGTTTGCCTCTCTTGCTGCGATCATAGGAGCCGGGATCTCGGCTGTAGTTGTTGAAAAGCTTGCTTACAAACCCATTCGTGAGCGTACGCCCATCACGCTGTACATGCTTATTGCATCAATGGGCATGAGCATAGTTATTGAGAATATTTTCGTGGTTACCGTCGGCGGCCGCTTCCGTGCGCTTCCTCCGGTGATCCCGACGCAACCCGTAAATTTTTTCGGTCTTGCCACCACCAGCGCATTTGACCTTCTTTCGCTGGTAACTGCGATTGTCTTTTTGGTAGCCCTTCAGCTCTTTTTATCAAAGACCAAATGGGGCCTTGCTATACGCGCTGCCTCATATAACCTTAAGACTGCGGGGCTGATGGGCGTAAACGTAAACAGGCTCATATCAATAGTCTTCTTCGTTGCAGGTCTGCTCGCAGGCGTCGGCGGCATATTTCTCTCCGTCCGTTACACTCTGTATCCACAGCTCGGAATGATCACGACCAAGGCGTTCGTTGCAGCGGTGATTGGTGGGCTTGGCTCTCTTCCCGGCGCTGTTGTAGGCAGTCTCATCCTTGGTCTTGCTGAGATGCTCACTGCTGGTTTCATATCGAGCCAGTTCCGTGACCTTGTCGTTTTCGGGCTGCTCATAGTTACGCTCATTATCCGTCCAACGGGTCTCTTCGGGAAATCCGTGGGCGAGAAAGTGTAGGGATACAGCATGGAAGGTTATGCTGGCGGCGTAATCACCCTCCTTGCGGTAAACTGCATAGCAGCGCTTGGGGTATCACTGTTTACAGGATTTACCGGCATATTTACGCTTGGACACGCCGGTTACATGGCGATAGGTGCATATACGGCTGCTATACTGACGATCCAGTATGGAGTTCACTTTATCCCTGCTATCATTATCGGCGGGCTTGTGGCGATGGTATTTGCATATCTGATCGGTATCCCTACGCTTAAGCTTGTCGGTGACTACTACACAATAGCATCTCTGGGACTTGGAGAAGCTATAAGGCTTATTATAGAAAACTGGCAAAGTGTCACGCGCGGTGCGCGTGGATACCCCGGAATAGACAATTACACCTCGATGCCGGTGGCATTCGGATTTCTTATAGTAATGGGCATAGGGATGTTTTTTCTGGTAAACAGCAGCTATGGGCGTGCGTTCAAGGCTTGCCGGGACGACTATATAGCAGCGTCCCTTCTGGGCTTCAATACCGCACGGTTCAGGGTCCTCAGCCTTGCCATATCAGGCTTTTACTGCGGAGTCTCAGGGGCCCTGCTTGGGGGGTACATGTCGTTCATCCAGCCTGTCATGTTTGACATGGCTAAATCTACGGAACTTGTATCTATAGTTGTCTTCGGTGGTCTGGGATCGATGAGCGGCTGTCTTATCGGAACAACGATCCTGACACTTGTGACGGAACTGTTCCGCCCGATATCCCAGTATCGTATGCTGGTCTACGGACTTGTCCTTGTCCTGGTAATGGTCCTGCGTCCGGAAGGGATCATGGGGACGAATGAACTTACAATGACATACATAAAAAGTATTTTTCGCCGCAAAAAGAAAATCCCTGCAACAGAGGAAGGCGTCCGCTGATGGCAGCCATACTTGAACTCAAAAATGTAAACAAGGCCTTTGGCGGCGTTCAGGCTGTCAAAGATATGACGTTCAAGATAGAGACCGGTGAACTTGCCGGACTTATCGGACCGAATGGCGCCGGTAAAACCACTATATTCAACCTCGTCACAGGTGTTTACGATGTAACGAGCGGAGATATCGAATTCAAAGGAAATAATATAAACAGGCTTAAGACCTATCAGGTTATATCGCTTGGCATTGCGCGTACCTTCCAGAACCTCCGTCTCTTCGCGGCTTCAACAGTGCTGGATAACGTAATGACTGCCGCACAGCAGCACTACAAGTACGGTTTCTTCGAAGCGGTCAGCCACATGGGACGCTGGAGAAAAATGGAGGGCGCAACACGTGCCGAGAGCATGGAGCTTCTTGAGAGAGTCGGGCTTGCGGATCGCGCAGATCAGGCGGCAGGCACACTCCCTTATGGACTTCAGCGCCGTCTGGAGATAGCGCGCGCAATCTCCCTGAAGCCTGAACTCCTGCTTCTTGACGAACCGGCGGCAGGGATGAACGCGGAAGAGGTAGAGCAGCTGAACGAGCTGATACAAAACATTCACAAGGATTTTAACCTGACCATCCTCCTGATTGAACATCATATGGATATGGTTATGGAGATATGTCCCCACATCGTATGCATGAACTTTGGTGCAAAGATAGCAGAGGGCTCTCCGGACGAGATACAGCGCCATCCGGAGGTCCTTAAGGCATATCTTGGAGAGGAGGAATAGGAAATGGAAGAAAGAAAGCCTATCCTCTCCGTAAGAAATCTATCCGTCAATTATGGCGCAATTCAGGCGCTTAAAGGCGTCGATCTTAATGTATATCCCGGAGAGATAGTGACTGTCATCGGAGCAAACGGAGCCGGCAACTCGACGATGATGAGTGCAATAATGGGCGAGGTGCCACGAGCGGGTGGCGAGATCCTGCTTGACGGTATGCCGTTGCCTGCAAGGAGCTTTCAGGTCGTTGAAGCCGGGGTCAGCCTTTCACCGGAGGGCAGAAAGGTCTTTGCTCCCCTTACTGTTTATGAGAACCTTGAGATAGGGGCGTTCCCGCTTAAGGACCGCGGTCAGGTTGCCCAACAGCTGGAAAAAGTATACCATCTGTTCCCGCGTCTTAAAGAACGTAATGATCAATATGCCGGCACGCTTTCAGGCGGGGAGCAGCAGATGCTTGCCATCGGGCGTGCGCTCATGGCGATGCCGAGAGTCCTGCTTCTCGATGAACCGTCACTCGGGCTTGCCCCGATAATCATCAATGAGATATTCAAAGAACTCACGGAGATCAATCAGAAACTCGGAATGACGATCCTTCTGGTTGAGCAGAATGCCCGCAAAGCGCTGCTGCTCTCGCACAGGGCATACGTACTTCAGACCGGAAAAATCACGATGGAAGGAATTTCAAAAGATCTTTTGAACGATCCTGAAATTGAGGCGGCTTATCTGGGAGGCAAAAAGCATTAGTAAACGCTGACAGATAATAGATACACAGATGAGATCCGCTCCTTTCACAGTATATGTAGGTATAACAGGTAATATCCCCTGCCGCATACGCCGGATATCGAACTTCCATGATATCGGTATTTGCTGTTGTTCCGCCTGTCATTAATAGGGTACAATAGCAGACGACTTGAAGGGAGTGGAAGTTCATGCAGAACAGCGAAGGATATTGGTGGTATATAACTATCTCAGATGAGACTGGACAGGAAGATGTCCTTTTCTCTCTTGCCGATATCTCCGGGAGCATAGGCACGGAGCTTCAGGAACTTCCGTCGGGAGGGGCGAGACTCAGAGCATATTATAGAAGCAGCGAAGAATTGTCTTACTGGAAAAAACGCCTTCTTGACGCAATGAAGGAATGGCCTTCAATAAAGGTCGAAGACTTTGGCAAGATTGAGAACCAGCCGTGGAACGTGGCTGCGGAGGAGGCTTTTCCGCCGCTGCCGGTCGGAAAGGGGCTTGTTGTCCTTGCGCCTTGGCATAAGGGGAGGGAGCCGCAAGGCCGTATGCCGCTTTACATTAATCCGGGAAGCGCATTCGGCACAGGATACCACGAAAGCACACAGATCGTGCTCGAGTTGCTCGAACAGTATTTGAAACCGGGCATGACGACAGCGGACATCGGCACAGGTTCAGGAATACTGACCATATGTGCACTGAAAATGGGTGCTGCCAAGGCCTATGCCCGCGATATCGACCCTGCTGTGATTGAGGAAGCACGCAAAAACTTTGAGCTTAATGGGCTTGACCTTCATAGGGTCGATCTCTGCACGGAAGACCTGCTTAAAGATTTCAGGCATAAAGTGGATATACTGACCGCCAATATACTTCTTGATCCGCTTATCAGCATGGTCGCCCACGTCCCTGCGGTTATCGGCAAAGATGGGGTTGCCATTTTCTCAGGCATGCTGCTTGCAGAACGCGATGTTTTCATGAAGGCGCTTGGCGAGTCAGGAATGAAGCCAGTCGAAGAACTTGTGAAGGGAGACTGGTGGGGTGTCGCTGCCAAGGCTTCGTCTTGAGAAATGTACCAAAGAAGATGGGACGTGGCTGATAGATGCGGAACAGGCGCACCATCTTGTACGCGTGCGCCGCTGCTACAACGGATCCATTGTCGAAGGCCTGCTCGACGGGGAAAAACTTGAGCTGCGCCTTATATGTGAAGGCGACATGGTGCGGGCAGCGGAAATTTCGCGTGAAGCCGAGGCGCCTATGTCACCTGAGATCCATCTCCTGCTTGGGCTGCTGAAGAATGACCAGTTTGATGATGCCCTCCGTTTTTCGGCAGAGATAGGGGTGCACACCATACATCTGGTCGCATGCGAACGCAGTGTGCCTAAGTACAGCAATGACAAACTTGACGATAAAATGTCACGCTGGCGCAAAATACTTGACGAGGCCACAAAACAGGCCGGTTCTACGAGACCGCCGGTTTTGTGTCCTCCGTGTAATTTTGACAGATTTGATTTTGCCGTGTTGCCTGAAAATCGCTTTGCAGCACTGTTGTCGCCTGATTCCGCAGCGCTTAAGAGTTTGAAGCCGTGCAGCCCGCTTGCCATTGCAATAGGTCCGGAGGGAGACTGGTCCCTTTCTGAGACAAAAATACTGCTTGCGGAAAAATTTATACCGATAAGCCTCGGAAAAAGGATCCTGCGCGCAAGCACGGCAGTAGCCGTTGCGTGCGGCTGGTTCATGTTAGTGTAAGATGTGCATCCCTAACAGCGGACCATGTTATCTTTGACTTGTTGCCTATTTTTATTTTATAATCGTTTGCCAAACTGGAAAATAATTATGGTTGGGTGAAATATATGCTCCCATTTACGAATAAAACTTTTTCTATAAATATCCAAGGCTGCCGCACTAACCAGTATGAGGGTGAGGCAATTGCAGCCGCTCTCGAGAAGGCAGGGGCTGTCCATAACGATGTCAGCCCGGATATCGCCGTTATAATGACTTGTACTATAACAGCCGCAGCGGACAGAAAGTGCCGTAAGCTGATAAGAAAACTGCGCAGGGAGAACCCGGCCGCGGTGATCGTAGTATGCGGCTGTTATGCGCAGAAAATCTCCGGCGCGGAGCGCGAACTGCTCGACATAGACATCGTCATCGGCAACAGGATGAAGCATAAACTCCCTGAACTGCTGTCCCAATGGTATGCGAATGAAGGGATCAAAAAAGACATCTCGCTGTTTGACGACAATATACTTGCTGAAAGCTCATGGGATGGACTGATGCTTGATCACCCGCGCATGCACAGGCGTGCCTTTCTCAAGGTACAGGACGGATGCAACCATTACTGCAGCTATTGCATAGTACCATACGTCCGCGGCAATCCTGTATCACGGGACATGGATAAAGCCGTAGCCGAAGCACGGGGTATCATCGATTCGGGCTGTAAAGAAATTGTCCTTACCGGGATCCATTTAGGTCTTTATAAGGACCTGGGCACACTTGTCAGGCGCATAGGAAACATAGACGGACTCAAGCGTCTGCGCTTTGGTTCCATAGAGCCGTTTGCTGTCGATGATGCACTGCTTGATGCGCTTGCAGAGACAGAAACTTTCTGCCCACACCTGCATCTGCCGCTGCAGTGCGGCGATGATGGCGTGCTTGCAGCCATGAGGCGGGGCTATACGGTCCGCGCTTTCAGAAAGATAACGGAAGATATAAGACGCAGGCTGGGCGATAAGATCCATTTAAGCACGGACCTCATGGTAGGTTTCCCTGCGGAAGGCGATGCTGCGTTTGACAACAGCATGAAATTTATAGAGGAAATCGGTTTTGGCAAGGTGCATGTATTCCCATATTCGCCTCGCGAGGGAACGGATGCGGCTGCCATGGAACGCCAACCTGAAAAGGAAGTGCAGGAACGTGTCCATAGGGCACTTGCATTAGCAGATAAGCTCCACAAAAAATACTGCTCCGAATGGATAGGCGAAAAAGTATCAGTCCTCGTTGAAGAAAAGAAAAACGGAACGATCCGCGGCCTCACACCCAACTATGTGCGTATTGTCGCAGAAGACAATGGAGCCAGGCTCTCTGAAGAGGTCATGGTCACACCGCAAAGATATGCGAATGGCATCCTGCTTGCCGGAAACATTCCCGACCCTCTGCATGACGAGGAAGAGTTCCCCGAAATTTTATAGAAGGCCCATCTTTTTGATAAAACATTTGATAAAACAATAAAAAATCTCAGTTTCCCCTTTCAGTTGAGGTATGCTACAGTAAATATGTTTGTTATAGCAGTCGCCCGGTGAATCATGCAGTAATATGTCCATATAATGGCAGGTGAATTGAATGAAGTACAAGGCCCGTTTTCTTGGAAACCCTGAATTTTTTGTAGATGGTCAGCCGCTGGCCTTTGCGTTTCAGAAGGCACGGATCCTCACGCTCATGCTCATTGAGGAAAAGAGCATATCCAGAGATAAGATATGTGAGTACTTGTGGGCGGACAAACCTATAGAAAAAGGGCGCAGAAATCTCAGCAACGCTCTTAGTTATATAAGGACCATAATACCTGTCCATGCGGGAAGCGCCGGCATGATTTCGCTGGATCATGCATTCAGGATAGAAAAAGATATCGACCGCCTATGTCATATAGATACTATGGACTGGAACGATATCTCTGATTTGTGTTTGCCTTTTATGGATCTGGCTGAGCTTGATGAATGGCCTTCTTTCAGCGACTGGCTCCTCCCTAAAAGGCAGTACTACCATAACGTAGCTGTAGAAAATCTTAAAAGGCGGGCAGCGAAAAAACTTATATCACCATCGGAGGAAGGCTATGACGATGCTGTGCTCTGCTATGAAAAGCTGGCTGAATACGAACCTTATGATGAAAAGATACATGGCGAACTTGTAAGGTTATACATAAAAACAGGACAGAAAGTTAAGGCTGTTGACACTGCCCGCGCATACTCCATGCGTATTGAGAATGATCTTGGGATAAGTACAGATCTGTCCGATATTTCATCTTTGATGAAAAGGAAGACGCCCGGCAGCAATCCATTGTCGATGAATCGTACTTTTGATGATATTCCACTGGCCAGAAATGCCGAAATGCTCAAGATGCTGGATTTTTTATCAAGGACTGGTGCTGAATCCTGTTCTTCCTGCGGGCTTGTCTGGGGAGAACAGGGAATAGGAAAGACTGTTTTTATAGATGAAATAGCGTCTTGTCTGAAAGAAAAGGGCTGGGAGTGTTATTTTGTCAGGTGCTCTCAAGAAGAAAAAAATCGTCCTATGGTTCCATTTATACAGCTTCTGCAGAGGCTCAAATATACACCTTCGCAGTTGGAAAACATCACATCTCTCACAGAACTCAATTATTCGCGCCTTGCAGAGCTGGTCTATCAGCAGATTGCCGAAGTCTCTGCCGGTCGGAGTAAAATACTGATTATCGAAAATATCCAATGGATGGACGAAGCATCATGGATGATTCTTGAAACTATCATGTGGGATCATTCCGCACCGAGACATCTCCTTATTTCCGGATTTGAAAATATCCGTTCCGCATTTATGATACGGACCACTCTTGCTGATGAGCCTTTTGAAGAATTTGAAGTGAGACTTAAGCGATTCAACCTTGAAGAGACAGGCCAGATTTGCCGCGGGATCAGGCCCGATCGTCAATGGTCGGATGAACTTATTCACGAAGTATACATGCAGACAGAAGGGAATCCTTTTTTTATCAAAGAGCTGCTGACGTCTAATGAAGGAACAGAAGACCAAGGAGTAACTTTATATAAAAATCCGTTTTTGTCGGTTGTCGAACGGCTTGATAAGGACGAAAGGCTCTTCATGGAGGCCATGGCAGTGTCTTCTGAACCCGCTTCAATGCTGTATGTTGCCAAACTGATTGATATGTCTCCGCTGCAGATTTCAAATATCTATGAAAACATTAAAGTCTATGAATTACTTCGTGAAAAAAATGAAGAAGGGGATGTGTTATATTACTTTACACATGTAAAAATACGTGAGATCCTCTTGAAAAATATGTCTTTTTCAAGAAAACAGGCACTTCACTTAAAAAATATCATGATTTTGGAGGAGTCGGCTTTGCCGCTTTTATACAGGCATAGGAATATTTATAAAAGACTTTATTATCATTGTCATGATGCCGGGCTCAATGAGAAAGAGCTCTTATGGCGTGTCAGGGAATTGAAGCTGCATTTCA
The DNA window shown above is from Synergistaceae bacterium and carries:
- the dnaJ gene encoding molecular chaperone DnaJ yields the protein MAAPGKKDYYEILGVGRGASADEIKKAYRKLTRKYHPDANQGNAEAEKKYKEINEANEILSDPKKRAQYDQFGYVGDMPPGGGFEGFGGAGFGGFEGFGGGDFGDLFGDLFGGAGRRSVNPNAPRRGNDLEYTMQISLEDAYRGVSRKIEIPKLVTCPHCGGGGAEPGTKVDTCQTCGGRGQVQQTVNTPFGQMAQVRTCPACNGKGKTIKTPCRECHGQGRVRKQHSVEVKIPAGVDTGNRLRVSGQGEAGVNGGPSGDLFLLIEVKPDIRFQRKGDDLNTAVDIAYPQAALGCEVKIETFDGFEMLDIPAGTQPGSKLRIKGRGMPRLRGNGNGDMNILVRVKVTKDPSAKERELLEQLAKEMKVPVKTKEGIFDKFRK
- a CDS encoding ABC transporter substrate-binding protein, which codes for MKKILAVLAVIMILCAAGAAFAAEPIKVGYLAALTGDFAAYGTTEVNMAKMVVGDVNAKGGVLGRPIELVVYDTKTRNEDAVNAVRRMIESDKVVAIIGANSSGINIATAPIVDRGKVPQISTVGTNPLVTVDSKGNVRPYSFRICFTDPYQGELAAELAMTDLKKDKAAILYNVGSDYAQGLREFFTKSYKALNGKIVADEGYRDTDVDFRAQLTKVKSSGANVLFLPGMGKDMALIIKQAKELGLNVTIIGGDGYGEFMNEIAGDSMKGTYWVNHTYLEDPVMAPIFARYKKVYKDDCKEFVNGTMAYDATYWLIDAIKRAGKAEGPAIAKALESTKNLKLNHATLTIDPKTHNPLKKAGVILRVGDDLKAKFYKKVQPK
- a CDS encoding branched-chain amino acid ABC transporter permease produces the protein MDMIIQQIINGLSLGSVYALIAVGYSLVYSILLCSNFAHGGFLVIGGYICYFALRTGGMNIWFASLAAIIGAGISAVVVEKLAYKPIRERTPITLYMLIASMGMSIVIENIFVVTVGGRFRALPPVIPTQPVNFFGLATTSAFDLLSLVTAIVFLVALQLFLSKTKWGLAIRAASYNLKTAGLMGVNVNRLISIVFFVAGLLAGVGGIFLSVRYTLYPQLGMITTKAFVAAVIGGLGSLPGAVVGSLILGLAEMLTAGFISSQFRDLVVFGLLIVTLIIRPTGLFGKSVGEKV
- a CDS encoding branched-chain amino acid ABC transporter permease — its product is MEGYAGGVITLLAVNCIAALGVSLFTGFTGIFTLGHAGYMAIGAYTAAILTIQYGVHFIPAIIIGGLVAMVFAYLIGIPTLKLVGDYYTIASLGLGEAIRLIIENWQSVTRGARGYPGIDNYTSMPVAFGFLIVMGIGMFFLVNSSYGRAFKACRDDYIAASLLGFNTARFRVLSLAISGFYCGVSGALLGGYMSFIQPVMFDMAKSTELVSIVVFGGLGSMSGCLIGTTILTLVTELFRPISQYRMLVYGLVLVLVMVLRPEGIMGTNELTMTYIKSIFRRKKKIPATEEGVR
- a CDS encoding ABC transporter ATP-binding protein, whose protein sequence is MAAILELKNVNKAFGGVQAVKDMTFKIETGELAGLIGPNGAGKTTIFNLVTGVYDVTSGDIEFKGNNINRLKTYQVISLGIARTFQNLRLFAASTVLDNVMTAAQQHYKYGFFEAVSHMGRWRKMEGATRAESMELLERVGLADRADQAAGTLPYGLQRRLEIARAISLKPELLLLDEPAAGMNAEEVEQLNELIQNIHKDFNLTILLIEHHMDMVMEICPHIVCMNFGAKIAEGSPDEIQRHPEVLKAYLGEEE
- a CDS encoding ABC transporter ATP-binding protein, with amino-acid sequence MEERKPILSVRNLSVNYGAIQALKGVDLNVYPGEIVTVIGANGAGNSTMMSAIMGEVPRAGGEILLDGMPLPARSFQVVEAGVSLSPEGRKVFAPLTVYENLEIGAFPLKDRGQVAQQLEKVYHLFPRLKERNDQYAGTLSGGEQQMLAIGRALMAMPRVLLLDEPSLGLAPIIINEIFKELTEINQKLGMTILLVEQNARKALLLSHRAYVLQTGKITMEGISKDLLNDPEIEAAYLGGKKH
- a CDS encoding 50S ribosomal protein L11 methyltransferase — encoded protein: MQNSEGYWWYITISDETGQEDVLFSLADISGSIGTELQELPSGGARLRAYYRSSEELSYWKKRLLDAMKEWPSIKVEDFGKIENQPWNVAAEEAFPPLPVGKGLVVLAPWHKGREPQGRMPLYINPGSAFGTGYHESTQIVLELLEQYLKPGMTTADIGTGSGILTICALKMGAAKAYARDIDPAVIEEARKNFELNGLDLHRVDLCTEDLLKDFRHKVDILTANILLDPLISMVAHVPAVIGKDGVAIFSGMLLAERDVFMKALGESGMKPVEELVKGDWWGVAAKASS
- a CDS encoding 16S rRNA (uracil(1498)-N(3))-methyltransferase produces the protein MSLPRLRLEKCTKEDGTWLIDAEQAHHLVRVRRCYNGSIVEGLLDGEKLELRLICEGDMVRAAEISREAEAPMSPEIHLLLGLLKNDQFDDALRFSAEIGVHTIHLVACERSVPKYSNDKLDDKMSRWRKILDEATKQAGSTRPPVLCPPCNFDRFDFAVLPENRFAALLSPDSAALKSLKPCSPLAIAIGPEGDWSLSETKILLAEKFIPISLGKRILRASTAVAVACGWFMLV
- the mtaB gene encoding tRNA (N(6)-L-threonylcarbamoyladenosine(37)-C(2))-methylthiotransferase MtaB, whose translation is MLPFTNKTFSINIQGCRTNQYEGEAIAAALEKAGAVHNDVSPDIAVIMTCTITAAADRKCRKLIRKLRRENPAAVIVVCGCYAQKISGAERELLDIDIVIGNRMKHKLPELLSQWYANEGIKKDISLFDDNILAESSWDGLMLDHPRMHRRAFLKVQDGCNHYCSYCIVPYVRGNPVSRDMDKAVAEARGIIDSGCKEIVLTGIHLGLYKDLGTLVRRIGNIDGLKRLRFGSIEPFAVDDALLDALAETETFCPHLHLPLQCGDDGVLAAMRRGYTVRAFRKITEDIRRRLGDKIHLSTDLMVGFPAEGDAAFDNSMKFIEEIGFGKVHVFPYSPREGTDAAAMERQPEKEVQERVHRALALADKLHKKYCSEWIGEKVSVLVEEKKNGTIRGLTPNYVRIVAEDNGARLSEEVMVTPQRYANGILLAGNIPDPLHDEEEFPEIL